The Candidatus Coatesbacteria bacterium genome segment CGGCGGCGCCGCAGGCGCCTGGCTGGACGATCCGGCCGCCGGTGCCTACCGTTACTTCGTCGAGGTTCTGACCACCGACGGCGCCGTCGAGCTTTACGGTCCCGTCGAGGTCGAGGTACTGCCGGCGAGTTACGGACTGACCTTCGCCGCGCCCTACCCCAACCCGGCCGCCGACCACGTCAACTTCACCCTGACCACGGCCGAGCCCGGCGACGTGACCCTCAACGTCTACGACATCGCCGGCCGCCGCGTGGCCGTCGTCCACGCCGGTGAACTGGCCGCCGGCCGCCATACCCTGGTCTGGAACACCACCGGCACCGCCGCGGGCCTCTACATCGCCCGGCTGGAGACCGCCGGCCACGTGCTCAACCAGCGCGTGATCGTCGAGCGCTAGCACCACCGGCGCAACAGCAACAACAACCGGGGCCCCGCCGGGCCCCGGTTTTCTTGCGCCCCCTGACTGCGCACCGGCGCCGTCACCCTTCTTGCATTCCGCGGACCCCGCCGACGGGGTCCGCGGGCAACAAGGGCGCCGGCGCCTGTTCGTTATCCCAGCGGTGCGGTGGAGAGCTGCGCCAGCAGGTCGCTGGAGTCGAGGTCGACGCGGCCGCAGAGGCGGGCGACCTCGACGGCCCGGGGTTTCTGGCCCATGGCCCACAGGTCGCGCAGGCAGTCCCGGGCCCGGGGGTTACGGAACCAGTCCTCGTCGTACTCCCGGCGCAGGAAGGTGTTTAAATGCGCCGCCAGCAGGCGTCCGCGTAGGTATTGGAGGGGGGCGAAATCGGTACTGACCAGCGCGGCGAGGGGCACGGGCTCCGGCGGCAGACCGGCGGCGGTTTGCAGTAGCGCGGTGCAATGGGAGGTGACGGCGGGGTTGCCTGGCTTACGGTGGAAGGTCAGCTCGCAACGCAGCAGGGCGCAGTGGCGGCGCAGCAGCAAGAGATCGTGGAGGCGGGTCCAGCGGGCGACGGAGTCATCGGTCGCTGATAGATAGCGCCTCAGCCAGCGGCTGTCGCCGAGGAGGTTTTCCAGGAGGAGGGCGGCGGCTTCTCCGACGGCCCGATCTCCCAGCAGGCGCAAGACGGTGCTCAGGCGGGGATTGGTATAGGCCAACTGAAGGCCGTGGCCCAGCTCGTGCAGCAGCTCGCGATGGGCGGAGTACCCATCTCCAGCGGGCGAGAGGAGGTACACCTCACCGGGGATACGCAGGGGGATGCAGCAGGCGGGGACGTCGGCGGCGGTTTGTTGGAGCTGCAGACCGGGGGGGAGTTCGAGCCCCCAATCGGCCAGCCAGTCCCCGACGGCGCCGCGCAGGGGTGGGGCGGCGAAGCGGGCCGCCAGGTGACGACCGCTGAGGAAGCGGGCCGTATCCCACCAGGTGCAGCTTGCGGGGGTGAGACCGGCGTTGTTGAGGCCGCGGGCGAGGGCGGCGGTAAAGATGTCGTCGGTCTGCTCGAGCAGCTCGGCGGCCAGGCTCGCCCAGCGGTCGAGCTCCAGCTCGGCGAAGGCCGCGCCGCAAGCGGCGTAGTCGGAGCAACCCAGTAGCTCGGCGGCCCTGTGTCGTTCTTCCCAGTAGGCTCGAAAGGCGGGCTGCAGCGCCCGGGCGGCGGTGGCGATCCGCCCGCCCAGCCGACGACGGTCCGCGGCGTGTTCTAATTCGCCCAGGCATCTTCGGGCAGCCTCGAGACCCAGCTCATCATCGTCCCAGGCGATACGCGCCACAGCGACGGCGCGGTTCAGGCGCAGGCGCGCCGGCTCGCTGTGGCGGTCGATGAACAGGCGGGCCGCGAAGGAGCGCAGGCGGCGCAGCTCCTCGGCGGGGTCGCCCGTGCCGCCGGCGAGTTCATCCGCCAGCAGTCTGAGGGTCTGAGTGTTGGAGAGTTCGGCGTAACGACGGTAGAGCGGACCGCGATCGGCGGTCGTTCGCCGCCCCCGGACGGCGCGGAGGAACCGGCCGTTCATTTCGACGGAAAAGGCCTCCAACCGCTCATCCAGGGGCGTGGTCACGGCGTCAGTCCCGCAGGGTGTCGCAGTAACGGCAGGCCGGGACGCCGCGGCTGCGCTCGTAGAACTCCGGTGTGGCGTTGGCGTCGAAGTGGGTGATGCAGCGCTTGTTGGGACAGCTTCCCTCGTGGGAGATGACGCGGCGCCAGTTCTCGCCCCGCTGACCGTGGAGGTGGGTCCGTCCGAGGAGAACGTCGATCAGGGCCATGCGGGCCGGGACACCGTTGAAGGCCTGCTCGAAGTAGCGGGCGCGGGGATCGGCGTCGACCTCGACGGCGATCTCGTCGACCCGGGGCAGGGGGTGCATAACGATCATGTCCGCCGGCGCCGTCTCCATCACGGCGGCGTCGAGGACGTAGGCGTGGGCCACGCGCTCGTAGACCGTCGGGTCGTCGAAGCGCTCGCGCTGGATGCGGGTCATGTAGAGGACGTTGAGATCCTCGAGGAAACCCGTGAGTTCGCGGCGCTGCTCGATGGTCCGGCCGTAGCGGGTCAGGTGGTGGACGACGTGATCGGGCAGCTCGAGCTCCGCCGGACTGAAGGCCACGCAGTCGGAGTTGAAGGCCGCCAGGGCCACGGCGAGGGAGTGGGTTGTGCGGCCGTAGAGCAGATCACCGCAAAGGCCGACCTTGAGGTCGGACAGGGTGCCGAACTCCTTGTAGATGGTGTAGAGGTCGAGGAGGGTTTGGCTGGGATGCAGGTGACCGCCGTCGCCGCCGTTGAGCACGGGGACGCTGGAGTACTTGCCCGCCAGATAGGCCGCGCCGTCCTTGGGATGGCGCATGACGATGCAGTCGGCGTAGTGGGCGCTCATCCGGATAGTGTCGGCCAGGGATTCGCCCTTGGCCACGGAGCTGGAGGCGGCCTCGGCGAAGCCGACCAGGGAGCCCCCCAGGCGGATCATCGCCGTCTCGAAGGACAGCCGGGTGCGCGTCGAGGGTTCCCAGAACAGGGAGGCCATCACCCGATAGGGCAGCAGGGGCTCGATGGGCGAGCCGCCCTTGGTGGCCTTCTCGAAGCGGACCCGGGCCTCCATCTCCTGGGCCAGTTCGAGGATCTGCAGGATCTCCTCCGGAGTGTACTCTTCCAAGTCGATAAAATGGCGGGGGTTGGCCATGGCGTCCTTTCCTGTGCCGCGCGGGCGTCAGCGGTTGGGTTGTCGTCGGTTTCGTATCCTTGGAATAGTGGAAAAAAACAGCCGCGCTGTCAACCTTCCCTCCGTGACACTATGACGAACACGGAGGGCGAAGGGATACGCTTGAGCGGTCGCGTCCGCCGCCGACAACCCCTCAGCGGTAATGATCCTCCCCGCAAGCGGGGTCTTGACACTCTGGATCTTTTTCTTTAATGTGACCCAAGTCACAGCGCAGGCTAATCTTTTACGTTAATAGACTAACGACAAGGGGGAAGGGGATTACGATGCGTGAGTTAGTCTACGGCAAGTTCAAGCTCGAAACGGCTGCCGACGGCGAGGAGTGTTGCTTGATCAAGGCGGCCATCGAGGATAGCGCCTGCGGCATCGGCGGAATGCTCAACATCACCGTCGTCGGCCGCCAGGGTGTCAGTTGCCGGGTCAGCCGGATCAGCCACGATATCGAGCTGCTCGATCCGCAACGCGGCTTCAGCGTCATCGGCGAGGAGTTCGAGGCCAAGCTGCAGCGGGAGCTGTTGTGGCTCGTCGAGCGCGCCCTGGACGAATGCGGCTGCGGCGGGTGGGACGGTGTGCTGCCCGAACCCGAATACCAACGGGTCGACGTGACCGTGGGCTGAACAACGCTCGAACGGGGAGGAAACGGCGGCGCCCGCGGGCGCCGCCGTTCTTGACCCGGTTTGTCATACCGGCGGTGGATACTGGACGGCGTAACCCTCAACCCAAAGAAGAGGTTGACGATGCGCCGTGTTGTCGTTCTGCTGTGTCTAAGTTTACTCGCTGTGACGGCCGCCGCTCTCACTCAGGAGCTGTATTACGACAATGGGGTCAAGGGCGACGCGATCCTGTTCCCCCACCTGCGGGCCACCTGGTTCACCATGCCCTTCGACGGCTGGATCATCACGGCCCGGCTGTACCTGGCCGACGAGGCGGGCTATTCCAGCCCCTTCGACGTGACTTTCTGTCCCCGGGACTACGATACCGGCGGCTGGCCCGACGAGTCCGCTGCCTACGGTACTTGCGAATACGCCGGCGGTGAAGCCGCGGGCGAGGGTTGGATCGACGTCGACGTCAGCAGTCTGGGAATCGAGCTGGAAGCGGGAACGGAATTCTACTTCATCTTCGATCCCCGCCCCGCCGGGGGGCTGCCCTACAGTTGTCACGATTCACGGCCCGACGATCCCTACGATCGCAAGTGTTGGCGCGCCGACGGCGGCGACTGGCAGAGCTCCGGCCTGTCGGCCTACATGATGCGCGTGGTGGTCTGGGACGGTATCGGCGAGCCCATCGAGTTGACCAGCTGGGGTGACATCAAGGCTCTGGCTGACTAGGGTTCAATGGACCCGTAATCATGGTCCGTAATCGGGGCCGGCCCTGTGGCCGGCCCTTCGTCGTCTTCGCCCCGGCGCCGTCACGCTTCTTGCTCACCGAGGTCCCCTGTTCGGGGACCTCGGGCAACAAGCGTGCCGGCGCCTTGCGTGTCAGGCCCGGGCTTTGAGGTAGGCCAGCAGGCCGCCGGCCTTGGAGATCTCGGCCTCGACGTCGGAGAGGGGCACTCCGGTGACCTCGTCTCCGGTGTCCAGGTTGCGCACCAGGCCGGAGTCGAGGTCGACCTCGAGGGTCTGGCCCTCCTCGACTATCTCGCTGACGCCGGGGCATTCGAGGACGCGGTAGCCGAGGTTGACGGCGTTGCGGTAGAAGATGCGGCTGAAGGATTCGGCGACGATGCAGGCGACGCCGTTCTCCTGGATGCAGACGACGGCGTGCTCGCGGGAGCTGCCGCAGCCGAAGTTCTTTCCCGCGATCAGGATGTCTCCAGGGGAGACTCGTTGAGGAAAGTCTTCTTTGCCGGGGACGTATTCGAGGGCGTGGGCGGCCATCTCGGTGGGATCGGTCAGGGGCAGGTACTGGCCGTGGTAGATCTGGTCGGTGTCGATGTCGTCGCCGACGACCCAGGCCTTGCCGGTGAATTTCATCTCCAACCTCCGGTCAGTCTTCTTAATCCTCGTTTTCGCACCGGGGCTGGCGGGGGGTCTTAACGCGCTGGAGTTCGTCCAGGTCGTTGACCTCCCGGCCGTCGGCGGTGGTGAGGATGTGGGGTGATTTGCAGTGGGGACAGATCTCGAGTTCGACACCACCGTGGGTGTGCTTGAGTTTGGGATCGTCGAA includes the following:
- the pyrB gene encoding aspartate carbamoyltransferase, translated to MANPRHFIDLEEYTPEEILQILELAQEMEARVRFEKATKGGSPIEPLLPYRVMASLFWEPSTRTRLSFETAMIRLGGSLVGFAEAASSSVAKGESLADTIRMSAHYADCIVMRHPKDGAAYLAGKYSSVPVLNGGDGGHLHPSQTLLDLYTIYKEFGTLSDLKVGLCGDLLYGRTTHSLAVALAAFNSDCVAFSPAELELPDHVVHHLTRYGRTIEQRRELTGFLEDLNVLYMTRIQRERFDDPTVYERVAHAYVLDAAVMETAPADMIVMHPLPRVDEIAVEVDADPRARYFEQAFNGVPARMALIDVLLGRTHLHGQRGENWRRVISHEGSCPNKRCITHFDANATPEFYERSRGVPACRYCDTLRD
- the leuD gene encoding 3-isopropylmalate dehydratase small subunit (catalyzes the isomerization between 2-isopropylmalate and 3-isopropylmalate in leucine biosynthesis) → MKFTGKAWVVGDDIDTDQIYHGQYLPLTDPTEMAAHALEYVPGKEDFPQRVSPGDILIAGKNFGCGSSREHAVVCIQENGVACIVAESFSRIFYRNAVNLGYRVLECPGVSEIVEEGQTLEVDLDSGLVRNLDTGDEVTGVPLSDVEAEISKAGGLLAYLKARA
- a CDS encoding T9SS type A sorting domain-containing protein; amino-acid sequence: MRTDLGDDGAGWFIDDIRLSGEAFDAGWLAIESEVGEDGVLVTWQGEDAFAGFNVYREVAEADTARLKLNEQPLSGGAAGAWLDDPAAGAYRYFVEVLTTDGAVELYGPVEVEVLPASYGLTFAAPYPNPAADHVNFTLTTAEPGDVTLNVYDIAGRRVAVVHAGELAAGRHTLVWNTTGTAAGLYIARLETAGHVLNQRVIVER